In one window of Thermodesulfovibrionales bacterium DNA:
- a CDS encoding FtsX-like permease family protein, which yields MILVKFISLFVFRNIREEKFLTLLSIIGVALGTGLFIGVKIASDRAVASFEAKVQGINPSAPYLILDRAGIDFDENVYGEVLKMDIDAVPALKTTGYIPAIGQSIDIEGICTARAVRFLGRSPGKNLDVEAFYRQENGIMITRALSDKYGLKKGDELRALVYNREYPLRITDILDSESLFPGITVMDIGNFQEYFDKVGYLSRIDLPVNEEKVDEIRKILHPRLSIEKAEGILSNRRAVVRSFRYNTEFISLVAVLVGLFLLYNTVFLSVVKRRREIGILRGLGTGRKTVVMLFTVHGMVLGIAGSIMGIAVGQVAAYFSALAISKTISSIYGGVSIADYAVRQGDALRALLLGLSVSFLASAIPSYEAAKIKPNESLRPGSFEGRYRAYRKCLSIAGWSGIAIGICLSCLDYFFMPFGFPFLAYGGILSLIAGFTLLSPSYLSIILGLFRGSVEKIFGPTGKIAMGDMMGNIYRFSVALMSVAVSCALVIALLTLISSFRKSLVAWIESTIAADVYVKPASCVSNFCSNPLPDDIVPIIESLPEVKGIDRFRSLEVELFGRKVVAGFADLEAQRKFSPLHGDRERRERAGILERSRQLSISHYLSMQYGLKKGDVIELPTAKGNVAFKIFDTFTSYSTASGFIFMDRKWLREYWGLDDATQVSVYLKESSDPDLFVRKLREKVAGRYALEILNNHDLRGKVLTIFERSFAVTYAIELISIIVSLIGVVNSLLAFVLERKREISIFRYLGGSWNQIRQVLVLSAGVVGISGILLGSVIGSVMSVIFIRVINEISFGWRVDFSVPVLYLSFVGVVLFFTTLLAGYLPSRVAEKIDPMRHISFE from the coding sequence ATGATACTTGTGAAGTTTATCAGTCTCTTTGTCTTCCGGAACATACGGGAAGAGAAATTCCTCACCCTGTTGTCCATTATCGGTGTTGCCCTCGGAACAGGACTCTTCATCGGTGTGAAGATCGCGTCCGACAGGGCAGTGGCCTCTTTTGAGGCAAAGGTCCAGGGCATAAACCCCTCTGCCCCCTATCTCATTCTCGACAGGGCGGGAATCGACTTTGACGAGAATGTCTACGGAGAGGTTCTCAAGATGGACATAGACGCAGTCCCCGCCCTTAAAACAACTGGCTATATCCCGGCCATCGGTCAGTCCATTGATATCGAGGGTATCTGCACTGCCAGGGCTGTCCGTTTCCTCGGACGTTCTCCCGGTAAGAATTTGGACGTTGAGGCATTCTACCGGCAGGAGAACGGCATCATGATCACGAGGGCCCTTTCCGACAAGTATGGACTGAAGAAGGGAGATGAACTAAGGGCGTTGGTCTATAACAGGGAATACCCGTTGCGCATAACGGATATCCTGGACTCGGAGTCCCTGTTTCCGGGCATTACGGTCATGGACATCGGAAATTTTCAGGAATACTTCGACAAGGTTGGATATCTTTCGAGGATCGACCTTCCGGTCAATGAGGAGAAGGTTGATGAGATACGAAAGATCCTCCATCCCCGTCTCAGCATCGAGAAGGCTGAGGGAATTCTCAGTAACCGGAGGGCCGTTGTGAGGTCTTTCAGGTACAATACCGAATTCATCAGCCTCGTCGCGGTTCTTGTCGGGCTCTTTCTCCTCTACAACACCGTATTTCTTTCGGTAGTGAAGAGACGAAGAGAGATCGGAATTCTCCGGGGCCTTGGCACAGGAAGAAAGACGGTAGTCATGCTCTTCACGGTCCATGGCATGGTCCTCGGGATCGCGGGATCGATCATGGGTATCGCTGTTGGACAGGTTGCGGCTTACTTCTCCGCTCTTGCTATCAGCAAGACCATATCGAGCATCTATGGCGGGGTGTCGATAGCAGATTATGCTGTAAGGCAGGGAGATGCCTTACGGGCCCTGCTCCTTGGTCTTTCCGTCTCCTTCCTTGCCTCAGCGATACCTTCTTATGAAGCCGCAAAGATCAAACCGAACGAGAGTTTGAGACCAGGCTCCTTTGAGGGCAGGTACAGGGCATACCGGAAGTGTCTTTCTATCGCCGGATGGTCAGGTATAGCGATTGGAATATGCCTCTCATGTCTCGACTATTTTTTCATGCCCTTCGGCTTCCCTTTTCTCGCATACGGTGGAATCCTCTCCCTTATTGCGGGTTTTACCCTTCTCTCGCCCTCCTATCTTTCGATTATTCTGGGCCTTTTCAGGGGATCTGTGGAGAAGATATTCGGTCCGACGGGAAAGATCGCCATGGGGGATATGATGGGAAATATCTATCGGTTTTCTGTTGCCTTGATGAGCGTTGCCGTGAGTTGTGCGCTTGTCATTGCTCTTCTTACGCTCATATCCTCATTCAGGAAATCCCTTGTTGCGTGGATAGAGAGTACCATTGCCGCCGACGTCTATGTCAAACCCGCCTCATGCGTGTCGAACTTCTGTTCGAATCCCCTGCCCGACGATATCGTACCGATCATCGAGAGTCTTCCCGAAGTGAAAGGAATCGACCGATTCAGGAGCCTCGAGGTCGAGCTCTTCGGCAGGAAGGTGGTAGCGGGCTTTGCGGACCTCGAGGCCCAGAGGAAGTTCTCGCCTCTCCATGGCGACAGAGAGCGCCGGGAGCGAGCAGGGATTCTCGAACGGTCGAGGCAGCTCTCAATCTCTCATTATCTGAGTATGCAGTATGGCCTGAAAAAGGGTGATGTGATAGAGCTTCCGACAGCAAAGGGAAATGTTGCATTTAAGATTTTCGATACCTTTACGAGTTACTCTACGGCGTCGGGGTTCATTTTTATGGACAGGAAATGGCTAAGGGAATACTGGGGGCTCGACGATGCCACACAGGTGAGCGTCTATCTGAAGGAGAGTTCCGACCCTGACCTCTTTGTCAGAAAACTGAGAGAAAAGGTGGCGGGACGGTATGCCCTCGAGATCCTGAATAATCATGATCTGCGTGGAAAGGTCTTGACCATTTTCGAGAGAAGCTTCGCAGTGACCTATGCGATCGAGCTCATCTCGATTATCGTATCCCTCATAGGGGTGGTCAATAGCCTCCTTGCCTTTGTCCTCGAAAGAAAGAGGGAGATAAGCATTTTCAGATATCTTGGCGGGAGTTGGAACCAGATCAGGCAGGTCCTCGTCCTTTCTGCCGGTGTCGTGGGGATTTCCGGCATACTCTTGGGCTCTGTCATAGGTTCGGTCATGAGCGTGATCTTTATCCGAGTCATCAATGAGATATCCTTCGGTTGGAGGGTCGACTTTAGTGTGCCGGTCCTGTATCTCTCTTTCGTCGGCGTGGTACTCTTTTTCACGACGTTGCTTGCCGGATACCTCCCGTCGAGGGTTGCCGAAAAGATCGATCCCATGAGGCATATCAGTTTCGAGTGA
- a CDS encoding sulfide/dihydroorotate dehydrogenase-like FAD/NAD-binding protein — translation MYKILEKEVLSDVTKLMVVQAPHVARAARAGQFIIVRIDEYGERIPLTIADYNREAGTITIIFQEVGKSTIQLGKMGPGDELSSFAGPLGHPTEIENYGTVVCVGGGVGIAPIYPIARSLKEAGNNVITIIGARNKDLLFWEDKMRAVSDELIVCTDDGSYGRKAIVTEPLKEFLEKKDRKVARVWAIGPAIMMKFVSLATQAYNVPTVVSLNTIMIDGTGMCGGCRVLLTEGAQFVCVDGPEFDAHKVDWESLLSRLQYYRKEERIAVEHYDHICKLEGAAVGGGK, via the coding sequence ATGTACAAGATTCTTGAGAAAGAGGTTCTGAGCGATGTTACAAAGCTCATGGTGGTTCAGGCTCCCCACGTAGCCCGTGCTGCCAGGGCAGGGCAGTTTATCATTGTGCGAATAGATGAATATGGAGAGCGGATCCCCTTGACCATCGCCGACTATAACAGAGAGGCAGGCACCATAACGATCATATTCCAGGAGGTCGGAAAGTCAACGATCCAGCTCGGAAAGATGGGGCCCGGAGATGAACTCTCCTCCTTTGCAGGTCCCCTTGGCCACCCCACTGAGATAGAGAATTACGGAACCGTTGTCTGTGTGGGAGGCGGAGTCGGAATCGCACCTATCTACCCCATAGCCCGGTCGTTGAAAGAGGCCGGCAACAATGTCATAACCATCATCGGCGCCCGCAATAAAGACCTGCTGTTTTGGGAAGATAAGATGAGGGCAGTTTCGGACGAACTCATCGTCTGTACCGATGATGGTTCCTACGGCCGCAAGGCCATTGTTACGGAGCCCCTCAAGGAATTTCTGGAGAAGAAAGACAGGAAGGTTGCTCGCGTATGGGCCATCGGTCCTGCTATCATGATGAAGTTCGTCTCCCTGGCAACACAGGCCTACAACGTGCCGACGGTCGTCAGCCTGAACACGATCATGATTGACGGGACGGGCATGTGCGGTGGATGCAGGGTGCTCCTCACCGAGGGGGCGCAGTTCGTCTGTGTTGACGGACCTGAGTTTGATGCCCACAAAGTCGATTGGGAAAGTCTTCTCTCACGCCTTCAGTACTATCGCAAAGAAGAACGTATTGCTGTGGAACACTATGATCATATATGCAAGCTCGAAGGGGCTGCCGTCGGCGGAGGTAAATAA
- the gltA gene encoding NADPH-dependent glutamate synthase, whose product MAELTQKERMQIKRHEMPNQDRFTRRGNYEEVALGYSLDTAREEAERCLQCKDPKCVQGCPVGVLIPQFIKAVREGDMVKAVEWMKVKNNLPAICGRVCPQEVQCEGNCILGKKGEPVAIGRLERFVGDFELASRTCPLVKAPKTGKKVAVVGSGPAGLTCAVDLGRVGHEVVIYESLHGPGGVLVYGIPEFRLPKNVVHGEIDYAVECLGIDIKVDHVIGRTFTLNELLSENDAVFLGTGAGLPSFMNIPGIKYNGVMSANEFLTRVNLMKGYRFPEYDTPVKIGKKVAVIGAGNVAMDSVRCSLRLQTFFARQTGDGAGEVHMVYRRSREEVPAREEEFYHAEEEGVIFDFLTNPLEIYGDEKGNVLGMRCIRMELGEPDSSGRRKPVPVPGSEFDMEVDTVIMALGTSPNPLVFVDADGLDRTKHGTAVADQGTGRTKKRRVWAGGDVVTGAATVISAMGAGKRSAADINNFLKGEATWE is encoded by the coding sequence ATGGCTGAACTGACTCAAAAGGAACGGATGCAGATAAAGCGGCATGAGATGCCCAACCAGGACCGGTTTACCCGGAGGGGAAACTACGAAGAGGTTGCCCTCGGCTACAGCCTCGACACGGCACGGGAGGAGGCTGAACGCTGCCTCCAGTGCAAGGATCCCAAGTGTGTCCAGGGTTGTCCTGTCGGCGTCCTGATCCCCCAGTTTATTAAGGCCGTCAGGGAAGGCGATATGGTAAAGGCCGTGGAATGGATGAAGGTAAAGAATAATCTGCCAGCCATCTGCGGCAGGGTCTGTCCTCAGGAAGTCCAGTGCGAAGGCAACTGCATCCTGGGCAAGAAGGGCGAACCCGTCGCCATCGGGAGGCTTGAACGCTTTGTGGGAGACTTCGAGTTGGCATCCCGGACCTGTCCTTTAGTGAAGGCCCCAAAGACCGGGAAAAAGGTTGCTGTCGTCGGTTCAGGACCGGCGGGCCTGACCTGTGCGGTTGATCTCGGAAGGGTAGGCCACGAGGTCGTCATTTATGAATCTCTCCATGGACCGGGTGGGGTCCTCGTATACGGCATACCCGAGTTCCGTCTGCCAAAAAACGTCGTGCATGGAGAGATCGACTATGCCGTTGAATGCCTCGGGATCGACATTAAGGTCGATCACGTCATTGGCCGTACATTCACGTTGAATGAACTCCTCAGTGAAAACGACGCAGTCTTTTTGGGAACGGGTGCGGGATTGCCGTCCTTCATGAACATTCCCGGGATCAAGTATAACGGCGTCATGTCGGCAAATGAGTTTCTCACCCGCGTCAATCTTATGAAGGGGTACCGTTTCCCCGAATATGACACTCCGGTAAAGATCGGGAAAAAGGTTGCCGTAATCGGGGCCGGCAATGTGGCAATGGATTCTGTTCGTTGCAGCCTGAGATTGCAAACTTTTTTCGCAAGGCAGACGGGCGACGGGGCCGGAGAGGTCCATATGGTATATCGCCGTTCCCGTGAAGAGGTGCCTGCACGGGAGGAAGAGTTCTACCATGCTGAGGAAGAAGGGGTGATCTTTGATTTCCTCACGAACCCTCTCGAAATTTATGGCGACGAGAAGGGTAATGTCCTCGGTATGCGCTGTATCCGCATGGAACTTGGTGAGCCTGATTCCTCAGGACGGAGGAAGCCTGTGCCGGTCCCGGGGTCTGAATTTGACATGGAAGTCGATACGGTGATCATGGCCCTCGGCACGAGCCCTAATCCTCTGGTCTTTGTTGACGCCGACGGCCTCGACCGGACGAAACACGGCACTGCCGTTGCCGATCAGGGAACAGGGAGGACGAAAAAGCGACGCGTCTGGGCAGGTGGCGACGTTGTGACCGGCGCCGCGACGGTCATCAGCGCGATGGGGGCAGGCAAGCGCTCCGCAGCGGATATCAACAATTTCCTTAA
- a CDS encoding ABC transporter ATP-binding protein, with protein sequence MIRLEGVEKSYGQTRVLKGIDLEVGEGEFLSVTGSSGSGKSTLLNLIGAMDNADRGRIIIDGEEISSYSEEQLTLHRRKRIGFIFQSFNLLPNITVFENVELPLLLNGMRDEGRVIEMIRRVGLEEKQASYPYHISGGEQQRVAIARALVHDPDIILADEPTGSLDSHTGVMIMDLIKKLMEAAGKTIVMVTHEHHVARYADRIVTIRDGVIGTGERSRS encoded by the coding sequence ATGATACGACTCGAGGGCGTCGAGAAGTCTTACGGTCAGACAAGGGTCTTGAAGGGTATCGACCTCGAGGTCGGGGAGGGCGAGTTCCTTTCCGTCACGGGCAGTTCGGGCTCCGGGAAATCGACGCTTCTCAATCTCATCGGTGCCATGGACAATGCAGACAGGGGTAGGATCATTATTGACGGAGAAGAGATATCGTCATACTCCGAAGAGCAGCTTACGCTCCACCGGAGGAAGAGGATAGGCTTCATCTTTCAGTCCTTCAATCTCCTGCCGAACATCACGGTCTTCGAGAATGTCGAGTTGCCCCTTCTCCTGAATGGGATGAGAGATGAGGGGAGAGTCATCGAGATGATCAGGCGTGTGGGGCTGGAAGAGAAACAAGCTTCCTATCCCTATCACATCTCAGGAGGAGAGCAGCAGCGCGTTGCCATCGCAAGGGCCCTCGTCCATGACCCTGACATCATCCTTGCCGATGAACCCACGGGAAGTCTCGACAGCCATACGGGCGTAATGATCATGGACCTCATCAAGAAGCTCATGGAAGCTGCGGGCAAAACGATTGTGATGGTGACTCATGAACACCATGTCGCCCGGTACGCAGACCGGATAGTGACGATAAGGGATGGTGTGATCGGGACAGGAGAGAGAAGTCGTTCATGA
- the corA gene encoding magnesium/cobalt transporter CorA: protein MKRRSKKSGLPPGSLVHIGERKTGEVKITFIKYDAAGFQEGEAKTLDECLPDKDKPEVSWINVEGLHQVEIIQKLGDCFGLHPLVLEDILNTEQRPKIEDYQDYLFIVLKMLYQERGPEIVTEQISLVLGSEFVISIQEGLDGDVFNLIRERIRSGKGRIRTMGADYLAYSLIDAVVDNYFAILEKTGEKIETLEEELVAYPTSKTLHGIHGLKREMVFLRKTVWPLREVINVLGRGESLLVRDTTRLYLRDVYDHTIQVIDTIETSRDMLSGMLDIYLSSISNRMNEIMKFLTIIGTIFIPLTFIVGVYGMNFEFMPELKWRWGYFTVLAIMAAIGLAMVAYFKKKRWL from the coding sequence ATGAAGAGGAGATCTAAAAAAAGTGGGCTTCCTCCTGGCAGCCTTGTCCACATCGGAGAGAGAAAGACTGGAGAGGTTAAGATCACCTTCATCAAGTACGATGCGGCGGGTTTTCAAGAGGGGGAGGCGAAGACCCTTGATGAATGCCTTCCCGACAAAGATAAACCAGAGGTATCGTGGATCAATGTGGAAGGGCTCCATCAGGTAGAGATCATACAGAAGCTCGGTGATTGTTTCGGGTTACATCCCCTTGTCCTCGAAGACATCCTGAACACGGAGCAGCGCCCGAAGATCGAGGATTATCAAGACTACCTCTTTATCGTCCTCAAAATGCTTTACCAGGAAAGAGGTCCTGAGATCGTTACGGAACAGATAAGTCTCGTCCTCGGCAGTGAATTTGTTATTTCCATTCAGGAGGGGCTCGATGGTGACGTCTTTAACCTGATCAGGGAGAGGATCAGAAGCGGGAAGGGCCGCATAAGGACTATGGGCGCCGATTACCTCGCATACTCCCTTATCGATGCTGTCGTTGACAACTACTTTGCGATCCTTGAGAAGACAGGAGAGAAAATCGAGACGCTGGAAGAGGAGCTTGTGGCATATCCCACATCCAAGACCTTGCATGGAATCCATGGTCTGAAAAGGGAGATGGTCTTCCTGAGAAAGACTGTCTGGCCGCTGCGGGAGGTGATCAATGTGCTAGGGAGAGGGGAGTCTTTACTGGTCAGGGACACAACGAGGCTCTACCTGAGGGATGTCTATGACCATACCATTCAGGTGATCGATACGATTGAGACCTCCAGGGACATGCTTTCGGGTATGCTCGACATATACCTTTCGAGCATCAGCAACAGGATGAATGAGATCATGAAGTTCCTCACTATTATCGGAACGATATTCATCCCTCTTACATTCATCGTGGGTGTTTATGGGATGAACTTCGAATTTATGCCTGAACTCAAGTGGAGATGGGGTTATTTCACCGTACTTGCCATAATGGCCGCCATCGGTCTCGCCATGGTCGCATATTTCAAGAAGAAGAGGTGGCTATAA
- a CDS encoding DUF3786 domain-containing protein: protein MPTGEEKVWETLATLDPADVCRRTDAAFDPEAGLYILKSFGKDFAISLRDRKISSTVHGTDLFLQKLGYFFRLSAIGYLAMARDVFPTGRLVNPANMQSGQLFFRGSHVLPLDSIADKYGNDREGFLKKGMELGGEMLGYGDASLSLRPLPRVPVISILWNGDEEFPPRADLLFDSSCEIQLPIDVVWAIAMLCVLGML from the coding sequence ATGCCGACAGGAGAAGAAAAAGTATGGGAAACCCTCGCCACCCTTGATCCGGCAGACGTCTGCAGGAGGACGGATGCTGCCTTCGATCCTGAAGCCGGTCTCTACATCCTGAAATCCTTCGGTAAGGACTTCGCCATCTCGCTTCGGGACAGAAAGATTTCGAGCACCGTTCACGGCACGGATCTTTTTCTCCAGAAGCTCGGTTATTTCTTCAGGCTTTCGGCCATCGGATATCTCGCCATGGCAAGGGATGTCTTTCCGACGGGAAGGCTCGTTAACCCGGCAAATATGCAGAGCGGACAGCTCTTCTTCAGGGGATCTCATGTGCTTCCCCTTGACAGCATCGCAGACAAGTATGGAAATGACAGGGAAGGATTTCTCAAGAAAGGTATGGAATTAGGCGGAGAGATGCTCGGGTACGGTGACGCCTCACTGAGTCTCAGGCCCCTTCCACGGGTCCCTGTAATATCCATCCTCTGGAACGGGGACGAGGAATTTCCCCCACGTGCAGACCTCCTGTTCGATTCGTCGTGCGAGATACAACTGCCGATAGACGTTGTGTGGGCAATCGCAATGCTGTGCGTTCTCGGCATGCTCTAG
- a CDS encoding flavin reductase family protein yields the protein MAKRSFPLSKVYGLLEPGPVVMVTTVRKGRPNIMTMSWHTMMEFEPPIVGCVISNRNYTFDILKATKECVINIPTRALAEKVVQCGNTSGRTVDKFRAFGLTPKPAFRVAAPLIDECYANLECRVIDARMVEKYSFFILEVLKAWINAATKDPRTIHHRGRGTFMVAGETIRLPSRMK from the coding sequence ATGGCCAAGAGATCCTTTCCGTTGTCGAAAGTGTATGGCTTGCTCGAACCCGGGCCTGTTGTGATGGTAACGACAGTCCGGAAGGGGCGGCCCAACATCATGACTATGTCATGGCATACGATGATGGAGTTCGAGCCGCCGATCGTCGGTTGCGTAATCAGCAATCGAAACTACACCTTCGATATTTTAAAAGCAACGAAGGAATGCGTGATCAACATCCCGACAAGAGCGTTGGCAGAAAAGGTGGTACAATGCGGGAATACCTCCGGACGAACGGTCGACAAGTTCAGGGCCTTTGGCCTCACTCCGAAACCCGCCTTCCGCGTTGCGGCTCCGCTCATCGACGAGTGCTATGCGAATCTGGAATGCAGGGTCATCGATGCAAGGATGGTGGAGAAATACAGCTTCTTCATCCTCGAGGTGCTTAAGGCATGGATCAATGCGGCAACGAAAGACCCACGAACGATTCATCATCGCGGGAGAGGCACCTTTATGGTTGCCGGCGAGACGATCAGGCTTCCCTCAAGAATGAAATAG
- the dinB gene encoding DNA polymerase IV — translation MHRIILCIDMDAFFASVEQKTNPRLRGKPIGVIGSNKRTVITTASYEARKFGVKTGMNIWEAKKACPQLILVIGTNSRYTHTCTGLSELYKRYTPDVEIYSVDEAFLDVTTTHHLFGGPEEIGRSIKQSVREIFGINCTVGIGPNILVAKLASDLGKPDGLKWISPESIGKELEDLPVKELWGIGSRINDRLGLLGIRTCGELGRAPSSLLRNKFGIYGETLKAMGLGVCNRPIQTGPEEAKSIGHSMTLPRDIGERKEIEAHLLDLSEKVGRRARRHEYLGKTISLIIRYADFETFSRQSKLPRFTNDTHVIYEGAMRLIDAIRLRNKIRLLGVCLSTLIRDPHQIPLIEGERKRKAILKAMDYLNDRFGECHITWGSRFMDEKAAGVISPSWRPSGVKRTPVI, via the coding sequence ATGCACCGTATCATCCTCTGCATTGATATGGACGCCTTTTTTGCATCGGTGGAGCAGAAAACGAACCCCCGCCTCAGAGGCAAGCCCATCGGTGTCATCGGCTCGAATAAAAGAACGGTCATAACGACCGCCTCCTATGAGGCTCGAAAGTTCGGTGTCAAGACCGGCATGAACATCTGGGAAGCGAAGAAGGCCTGTCCCCAGCTAATCCTCGTCATAGGCACCAATTCGCGGTATACTCACACCTGTACGGGTCTTTCAGAACTCTATAAACGATACACCCCCGATGTTGAGATATACTCTGTGGATGAGGCCTTTCTCGATGTGACGACCACTCACCATCTCTTTGGAGGGCCCGAGGAGATTGGCCGTTCAATAAAACAATCAGTAAGGGAGATTTTCGGCATCAACTGCACCGTCGGTATCGGCCCGAACATTCTCGTCGCAAAACTCGCAAGCGATCTCGGGAAACCTGACGGGCTCAAGTGGATCAGCCCCGAAAGCATCGGAAAAGAACTCGAAGATCTTCCGGTGAAGGAACTCTGGGGCATCGGCTCCAGGATCAACGACAGGCTTGGGCTCCTCGGGATCAGGACCTGTGGGGAACTTGGCAGGGCACCTTCAAGCCTCCTGAGAAACAAGTTCGGGATCTATGGTGAAACGCTTAAGGCTATGGGACTGGGCGTTTGCAACAGACCGATACAGACAGGTCCCGAAGAGGCGAAATCCATAGGCCACAGCATGACACTGCCGAGAGATATCGGAGAGAGAAAGGAGATTGAGGCCCATCTCCTCGATCTGAGTGAAAAGGTCGGCAGGAGGGCAAGGAGACACGAATACCTCGGGAAAACGATATCTCTCATCATACGGTATGCTGACTTTGAGACTTTCTCACGACAAAGCAAACTCCCCCGCTTCACCAACGATACGCACGTCATCTATGAGGGGGCGATGAGGCTCATTGACGCAATAAGGCTTAGGAATAAGATCAGGCTCCTCGGCGTCTGCCTTTCGACACTCATCAGAGACCCTCATCAGATCCCCCTTATAGAGGGAGAACGAAAGAGGAAGGCCATTCTCAAGGCCATGGATTATCTGAATGACCGGTTTGGGGAGTGTCACATCACATGGGGCAGCCGCTTCATGGACGAGAAAGCGGCAGGCGTCATCTCACCATCATGGAGACCGTCAGGCGTGAAGAGAACGCCTGTGATCTAA
- the lexA gene encoding transcriptional repressor LexA, producing MQGPTERQNKIIEFLKSYIKDHGYPPTMREIGEHFGFSWPAAKGHLNALERKGLIRVNPFTSRGIEIPGQKGRETLELPVAGKIRAGRPVLAVEEKENFILVDRELFRNRDAFALKITGESMSEAGIFDGDFVVVSPQREIKSGEIGVFLIGEEATVKRVSIRKGSVTLIPANRAMEPVTYKPGEVEIIGKVIGVIRTMM from the coding sequence GTGCAAGGGCCGACGGAAAGACAGAATAAGATCATCGAATTCCTGAAGTCTTATATCAAAGACCATGGATATCCCCCTACCATGAGAGAGATTGGAGAGCATTTCGGCTTCTCCTGGCCAGCGGCAAAAGGCCATCTCAATGCCCTCGAAAGAAAGGGCCTCATCCGTGTCAATCCCTTCACATCCCGGGGCATCGAGATCCCTGGGCAAAAGGGGAGAGAAACCCTAGAACTGCCTGTTGCAGGCAAGATTCGGGCGGGGAGACCGGTCCTCGCAGTAGAAGAGAAAGAGAACTTTATACTCGTTGACAGGGAACTCTTCAGGAATAGAGATGCCTTTGCGTTGAAGATCACGGGAGAGAGTATGTCTGAGGCGGGGATTTTTGACGGAGACTTTGTGGTCGTGAGCCCGCAAAGGGAGATAAAGAGCGGTGAGATAGGCGTCTTCCTCATAGGCGAAGAGGCGACGGTTAAGAGGGTCTCGATCAGGAAAGGCTCGGTGACGCTCATCCCCGCAAACAGAGCGATGGAACCGGTAACGTATAAGCCTGGAGAGGTTGAGATCATTGGGAAGGTCATCGGCGTTATCAGAACCATGATGTAA
- a CDS encoding SagB/ThcOx family dehydrogenase translates to MKRTVFVIASLSWAFSTIFTACVFAEEIKLVLLPSPQIEGGRPLMQALKDRSSSRSFSSEKLSSQVLSNLLWAAFGINRPDSGKRTAPSAVNWQEIDIYVATADGLYLYEAKSQALKLILSDDIRALTGRQDFVKEAPVSLIYVADFARMGTAPKEDRELYSAADTGFIGQNVYLYCASERLATVVRGSIDRLTLAKAMKLRPDQKIILAQSVGYPK, encoded by the coding sequence ATGAAAAGAACAGTGTTTGTGATAGCTTCCCTGTCATGGGCCTTTTCAACAATTTTCACAGCTTGCGTTTTTGCCGAGGAGATTAAACTTGTCCTCCTTCCCAGCCCGCAGATTGAAGGAGGTAGACCTCTTATGCAGGCCTTGAAGGACAGAAGCTCTTCCCGATCATTTAGTTCGGAAAAGTTATCTTCACAGGTGCTTTCGAATCTCCTTTGGGCGGCTTTTGGGATAAATCGACCGGACTCGGGAAAGCGTACAGCTCCCTCAGCAGTGAATTGGCAGGAAATTGATATCTATGTCGCCACTGCCGATGGCCTCTATCTTTATGAGGCAAAGAGTCAGGCATTGAAGCTCATTCTGTCGGATGACATCCGCGCCCTGACGGGCCGGCAGGACTTTGTAAAGGAAGCTCCCGTTAGTCTTATCTATGTAGCAGATTTCGCACGGATGGGTACTGCACCTAAAGAGGACAGAGAGCTCTATTCGGCTGCTGATACGGGTTTCATTGGCCAGAATGTTTACCTGTATTGCGCTTCCGAACGTTTGGCGACTGTTGTGCGAGGATCGATCGACAGGCTGACCCTGGCGAAGGCGATGAAGCTGCGACCTGATCAGAAGATCATTCTGGCGCAATCAGTGGGATATCCTAAATAA